Part of the Marinobacterium rhizophilum genome is shown below.
GGGGTAGCCGAAGGCGCCGCTGTTATCGAGGTAGAAAATGGGTTCGGCAACGCCGAAAAACAGGATGCCGATACCGATACCGGCGGAAAACAGCATGGAAAACCAGGCGAAGTTGCTGAATTCGGGGCGGCTGTCGTCATCGCCCAGGCGAGTTTGGCCGTGGCGGCTCACCACGATGTAGCAGCAGGTGATGATCAGGAAAACCACGGTCACCAGGTAGTACCAGCCAAAGGTGGCTTCGATCCAGCTGCGGGCGCTGCCAAAGATGCTGCTGGCCAGCTCTGAATTGGTACCGGTAAAGAGAACGAAGGCCAGTACCAGCGCGGCGGCGCTTATTGTCATGCCCTTGTGCATGTCCTTGAACAGGCCATGGCGGGTGATCAGGTCGGCCTTGAAAATGGTACTGCCATTATCAGGTTGTTGTTCTATCGACATTGGGGATGTCTCCGGAAAGTCATGATGCGAATTAGGTACTGTGCTAAACGGATAAGCAATCTCCTGAAAGTTGTCGGACAGGGCGCAACGGCAGGGTAGAGGCCTGCGCGTTGCGCCCGTGTGCAGCAGCTTGTCGGGCTTAACGCTGATCTACTGCGGAAACGCCGATTTTGGCTATTTTTTGTACTCCTCTTCGTTAAATAGAACCACTATTCGCCTCAAAAGAGCCCAAAAACTGCCTCAAAACGGCCATTCCCTCGCTACGATCGGTCAAGCCCGACAGGCTGCTAGCGGCGGATGCCGTGTTCGTCGCGGTATTCCTTGAGCGTCTGCATGATGCGGATCAGGCAGTCGTCCCGCTCCTGGATGAGTTCATTGATGCTGGCGCCGTTGGCCTGGGTCAGGCAGCCGGCCACCATATCGTCTTTGAGCTGCTGTGTCAGTTCGGGGGCGTCGAGACGGGTCCAGGGCTCCTTGAGGGATTCCTCGAAATGATCCAGCAGGTGCGCCATGCCGCCCTGGCCACCGCCCAGGTGATAGGTCAGGCAGTGACCCATGATGGCCCAGCGCAGCCCCGGACCGTAGGCGATGGCCTTGTCGATGTCCTCCACCGAGCATTCATTGTTGGCCACCATGTGCAGGGCTTCGCGCCACAGGGCTTCCTGCAGGCGGTTGCCGATAAAGCCCGGCAGCTCCTTGTCCATCTTGGCCACCTGTTTCTCGATTGCCTCGTAGAAGGCGGCGGTCCAGTCGACCACGTCCTGGCTGGTGCGCTCACCACCGCAGACTTCGCAAAAAGGCACCAGGTAGGGCGGGTTGAACGGATGGCCGACGACAAAACGCTCGGCCTGGTGCTGGATTTCCACCGCCATGTCGGACATGGCAAAGCCGGAGGTGCTGGAGATGATGACCACTTCCGGCGGTGCCACGCGATCGAGCTCTGCAAACAGGGCGCGCTTGGCATCGAGGTTTTCCGGGGTGCTTTCCTGAATGACCTGCACGCTGGTGGCCATCTCTTCCAGGCTGTCGGCAAAGCGCAGCCGATCCGGGCTTGCGCCCTCACGCAGGCCCAGCTTCACCATGGTGGGCCAGATGTGATCCACCATGGCCAGCAGCTTTTCGCGGGCGTTGGGGCCGGGATCATAGGCGACCACGTCCATACCCATTCTCAAAAAATGCAGCGCCCAGGCGCCGCCGATAACGCCAGTGCCAAGAACACCGGCTTTGGTGACTTGATTGGGATTGGGACGTGTCATGGTTAATTCTCCAGATCTAGCTGAGTACGGTGTGGTCGCAGTTTTTCGTGGGTTCTAAAGGCGCAGGTAACGACATCCATGACCATTTACCCGGGTATGCTCAAAAAATGCAGCGCCCAGGCGCCGCCGATAACGCCGGTGCCAAGAACACCGGCTTTGGTGACTTCAGTCGGAAGAGGACGATTCATCAGTTTTGCTCCGAAGTGGGTCCGGCACGGCCTGTGATGCGTGCGGACCCGATGATTCTGTGTGGGATGGTTCAGCAGTGCCTGGCGTTACTGGGTGCCACGCAGGCGCAGTTTCTGGCGGGCTTCTGCGGGGCTGAGGATGCGTGAACCCATGTTCTGCACGATATTCACCGCGCGCTCGACCAGCTGGCCGTTGGTGGCAAACTCGCCCTTGCCCAGGTAGAGGTTGTCTTCCAGACCGACGCGGATATGGCCGCCCAGCAGGGCGGACTGCGCGGCCCAGGGCAGCTGGTTGCGACCCAGGGCAAAGGCGGTCCAGTTGGTGTTGGCCGGTAGCATGTCGACCATGCCCTTGAGCAGGCTCAGTTCCGGCGGCGTGCCCCAGGGGATGCCCTGGCACAGCTGGAACATGGCGTTATCGTCGATCAGGCCTTCTTTCATCATCTGCAGTGCGAACCAGAGATTGCCGGTATCGAAGATTTCCAGCTCGACGGTGACATCCAGCTGCTGAATGCGGGCCGCGGCCTTGCGCAGCATGTCCGGTGTGGAGATGTACACCAGGTTGCTGTCACCGAAATTGACCGAGCCGCAGTCCAGGGTGCAGATCTCGGGCTTGAGTTCTTCAATGTGTACCAGGCGCTCCAGGCCGCCGACCAGGTCCGTTTCCGGGCAGAAGGCGGTGGGGTTTTCCTCGGGGCCGACATAGAGGTCGCCACCCATGCCGGCGGTCAGGTTGATGATGACGTCACAGTCGGCGGCACGCAGGCGCTCGCAGACTTCGGCGTACAGGTCCAGGCGGCGGG
Proteins encoded:
- a CDS encoding 3-keto-5-aminohexanoate cleavage protein — its product is MNQDVIITCAVTGAADTADRSPHVPVTPKEIADAAIEAWNAGAAIAHMHVRDPETKQCSRRLDLYAEVCERLRAADCDVIINLTAGMGGDLYVGPEENPTAFCPETDLVGGLERLVHIEELKPEICTLDCGSVNFGDSNLVYISTPDMLRKAAARIQQLDVTVELEIFDTGNLWFALQMMKEGLIDDNAMFQLCQGIPWGTPPELSLLKGMVDMLPANTNWTAFALGRNQLPWAAQSALLGGHIRVGLEDNLYLGKGEFATNGQLVERAVNIVQNMGSRILSPAEARQKLRLRGTQ
- a CDS encoding 3-hydroxyacyl-CoA dehydrogenase NAD-binding domain-containing protein, yielding MTRPNPNQVTKAGVLGTGVIGGAWALHFLRMGMDVVAYDPGPNAREKLLAMVDHIWPTMVKLGLREGASPDRLRFADSLEEMATSVQVIQESTPENLDAKRALFAELDRVAPPEVVIISSTSGFAMSDMAVEIQHQAERFVVGHPFNPPYLVPFCEVCGGERTSQDVVDWTAAFYEAIEKQVAKMDKELPGFIGNRLQEALWREALHMVANNECSVEDIDKAIAYGPGLRWAIMGHCLTYHLGGGQGGMAHLLDHFEESLKEPWTRLDAPELTQQLKDDMVAGCLTQANGASINELIQERDDCLIRIMQTLKEYRDEHGIRR